The following are encoded together in the Lepidochelys kempii isolate rLepKem1 chromosome 7, rLepKem1.hap2, whole genome shotgun sequence genome:
- the FGFBP3 gene encoding fibroblast growth factor-binding protein 3, protein MRVSRAVPLSLLLLGCLGGAASGQARGAGEKAERPAPWAQSGQFSTREQRVCSWQLVRVEEATELQLSCQAPGEGGSEGLRCVYRGQPERCAAYSAKSRQYWKQILGKLRRKRHPCQDSSPLKARLCSSKKGPPEAHLRLAPPSPSPAAPAAAGGPARGRAKGQGSAQEAATLQQPGAPSAKAMSSGAHAGALEKRGKASKRKGGPDSPVPPEQRQPTAGGNPEPPTELSEDLAETYCAEQWHSLCSFFLNFWNG, encoded by the coding sequence ATGAGGGTCTCCCGGGCCGTTCCACTGAGCCTCCTGCTCCTGGGCTGCCTAGGGGGCGCCGCCAGCGGGCAGGCCCGAGGGGCCGGTGAGAAAGCGGAGCGCCCCGCGCCCTGGGCGCAGTCCGGGCAGTTCTCTACCCGGGAGCAGCGTGTGTGCAGCTGGCAGCTGGTCCGAGTGGAGGAGGCCACCGAGCTGCAGCTGAGTTGCCAGGCGCCTGGAGAGGGCGGCAGCGAGGGGCTCCGGTGCGTGTACCGGGGCCAGCCGGAGCGCTGCGCCGCCTACAGCGCCAAGAGCCGCCAGTACTGGAAGCAGATCCTGGGCAAGCTGCGCCGGAAGCGCCACCCCTGCCAGGACAGCAGCCCGCTCAAAGCCCGGCTCTGCAGCAGCAAGAAGGGGCCGCCCGAGGCGCACCTGCGCCtggcaccccccagccccagccctgcagcgccTGCGGCCGCCGGGGGCCCCGCCAGAGGCCGAGCCAAGGGCCAGGGCAGCGCCCAGGAGGCGGCTACCCTGCAGCAGCCGGGGGCCCCCAGCGCCAAGGCGATGAGCAGCGGGGCACACGCTGGTGCCCTGGAGAAGCGGGGCAAGGCGAGCAAGAGGAAAGGGGGTCCCGACTCCCCGGTGCCCCCCGAGCAGCGGCAGCCCACGGCTGGGGGGAACCCGGAGCCGCCCACGGAGCTGAGCGAGGACCTGGCCGAGACCTACTGTGCGGAGCAGTGGCACTCGCTCTGCAGCTTCTTCCTGAACTTCTGGAACGGCTGA